A window of the Lagenorhynchus albirostris chromosome 1, mLagAlb1.1, whole genome shotgun sequence genome harbors these coding sequences:
- the PLCB2 gene encoding 1-phosphatidylinositol 4,5-bisphosphate phosphodiesterase beta-2 isoform X4 produces MTKEHLAKFINQKQRDSRLNSLLFPLARPDQVQGLIDKYEPRGINVQRGQLSPEGMVWLLCGPENSVLAQDKLLLHHDMTQPLNHYFINSSHNTYLTAGQFSGLSSAEMYRQVLLAGCRCVELDCWKGKPPDEEPIITHGFTMTTDIYFKEAIEAIAESAFKTSPYPVILSFENHVDSPRQQAKMAEYCRTIFGDMLLTEPLEKFPLKPGIPLPSPEDLRGKILIKNKKNQFAGPPAPSQEPGGEAEGSGPPNVPVGEDTAWAGEEGAELEEEEVEEEEEESGNLDEEGMKKMQSDEGTAGLEVTAYKEMSSLVNYVQPTKFISFESSAQKNRSYVISSFTELKAYDLLSKSSVQFVDYNKRQMSRIYPKGTRMDSSNYMPQMFWNAGCQMVALNFQTMDLPMQQNMALFEFNGQSGYLLKHEFMRRLDKQFNPFSVDRIDVVVATTLSITVISGQFLSERSVRTYVEVELFGLPGDPKRRYRTKLSPSTNSINPVWKEEPFVFEKILMPELASLRVAVMEDGNKFLGHRIIPINALNSGYHHLCLHSESNMPLTMPALFVFLEMKDYVPDTWADLTVALANPIKFFSAHDKKSVKLKEAMGGLPENPFPLGSPVARQVNGASALPSNGSAAAQAKAREEATKDAAAEPRTASLEELRELKSVVKLQRRHEKELRELERRGARRWEELLQRGAAQRAELRPPGAGGGGEGRGRKLGPGKGSRKNRTPPGEDPAGSAPAEGPEGAGAHLRELRDRLELELLQQGEEQCECVRRCRAQQVAEQMTKMMELAREKQAAELKTLKETLETDTKEVKKKLEAKRLDRIQAMMKVTTDKMAQERLKREINNSHIQEVVQVLKQMTENLERHQEKLEEKQAACLEQIREMEKQFQQEALAQYEAKMKGLEVEVKESVRTCLRACLPSAEEDKPERPCRVSRELCEQDALTEKTDAEETLL; encoded by the exons ATGACTAAGGAGCACCTGGCCAAATTCATCAACCAGAAACAGCGCGACTCCAGGCTCAACTCCCTGCTGTTCCCGCTTGCGCGGCCTGACCAGGTGCAGGGCCTCATCGACAAGTACGAGCCCAGAGGCATCAACGTGCAGAGGG GCCAGCTGTCCCCCGAGGGCATGGTATGGTTACTCTGCGGGCCAGAGAACAGCGTGCTGGCCCAGGACAAGTTGCTGCTGCACCACGACATGACGCAGCCGCTCAACCATTACTTCATCAACTCCTCCCACAACACCTACCTGACAG CTGGCCAGTTCTCAGGCCTCTCCTCCGCCGAGATGTACCGCCAGGTGCTGCTGGCGGGCTGCCGCTGCGTGGAGCTGGACTGCTGGAAGGGGAAGCCCCCTGACGAGGAGCCCATTATCACCCACGGCTTCACCATGACCACAGACATCTATTTCAAG gaagcaaTTGAAGCTATTGCAGAAAGTGCCTTTAAGACCTCCCCTTATCCGGTCATCCTGTCGTTTGAAAACCACGTGGACTC ACCCCGCCAACAGGCTAAGATGGCCGAGTACTGCCGAACGATATTTGGGGATATGCTGCTCACAGAGCCACTGGAAAAGTTCCCA CTGAAACCAGGCatccccctgcccagccctgagGATCTCCGAGGCAAGATCCTCATCAAGAACAAGAAGAACCAGTTTGCtggtcccccagcccccagccaggaGCCGGGTGGGGAGGCTGAGGGGAGCGGCCCACCCAATGTCCCTGTGGGTGAGGACACAG CGTGGGCTGGTGAGGAAGGGGctgagctggaggaggaggaggtggaagaggaagaggaggagtcgGGAAACCTGGATGAAGAAGGGATGAAGAAGATGCAGTCAGATGAG GGCACAGCGGGCCTGGAGGTGACGGCTTACAAGGAGATGTCCAGCCTAGTCAATTACGTCCAACCCACCAAGTTCATCTCCTTCGAGTCCTCTGCCC AGAAGAACCGAAGTTATgtcatttcctccttcacggaGCTCAAGGCTTACGACCTGCTCTCCAAGTCCTCAGTGCAGTTTGTGGA CTACAACAAGCGCCAGATGAGCCGCATCTACCCCAAGGGCACCCGCATGGACTCCTCCAACTACATGCCCCAGATGTTCTGGAATGCTGGTTGCCAGATGGTTGCCCTCAACTTCCAGACGATGG ACCTGCCCATGCAGCAGAACATGGCGCTCTTTGAGTTCAACGGGCAGAGTGGCTACCTCCTCAAGCATGAGTTCATGCGCCGGTTGGACAAGCAGTTCAACCCCTTCTCGGTGGACCGCATCGACGTGGTGGTAGCCACCACCCTTTCCATTACG GTGATCTCTGGGCAGTTCCTGTCAGAACGCAGTGTGCGCACCTATGTGGAAGTGGAGCTGTTTGGCCTTCCTGGGGACCCCAAGAGGCGCTATCGCACCAAGCTGTCACCCAGTACCAATTCCATCAATCCTGTCTGGAAGGAGGAGCCCTTTGTCTTTGAAAAG ATCTTGATGCCTGAGCTGGCCTCCCTCAGGGTGGCTGTGATGGAGGACGGCAACAAGTTTCTTGGACACCGCATCATCCCCATCAATGCCCTGAATTCTG GATACCACCACCTGTGCCTGCACAGCGAGAGCAACATGCCGCTCACCATGCCTGCACTCTTTGTCTTCCTGGAGATGAAGGACTATGTACCTGACACCTGGGCAG ATCTCACGGTGGCCCTCGCCAATCCCATCAAGTTCTTCAGTGCTCATGATAAGAAGTCTGTGAAGCTCAAGGAAGCCATGGGAGGCCTGCCTGAG AATCCCTTCCCTCTCGGGAGTCCAGTTGCCCGCCAGGTCAATGGGGCATCAGCTTTACCGAGCAACGGGTCAGCAG CAGCCCAGGCCAAGGCCAGGGAGGAGGCCACGAAAGACGCTGCGG CAGAGCCGCGGACCGCTAGCCTGGAGGAGCTGCGGGAGCTGAAGAGCGTCGTGAAGCTGCAGCGGCGGCACGAGAAGGAGCTGCGGGAGCTGGAGCGGCGCGGCGCGCGGCGCTGGGAGGAGCTGCTGCAGAGGGGCGCGGCGCAGCGGGCCGAGCTCCGGCCGCCGGGCGCTGGGGGCGGCGGCGAGGGCCGGGGCCGCAAGCTCGGCCCGGGGAAAGGCTCCCGCAAAAACAG GACCCCGCCGGGCGAGGACCCCGCCGGGTCGGCGCCGGCCGAAGGCCCCGAGGGCGCGGGCGCGCATCTGCGAGAGCTGAGGGAcaggctggagctggagctgctgcagcAGGGCGAGGAGCAGTGCGAGTGTGTCCGGAGGTGCAGGGCGCAGCAAGTGGCCGAG CAAATGACCAAGATGATGGAGCTGGCCAGAGAGAAACAGGCTGCAGAGCTGAAGACCCTCAAGGAGACTTTGGAGAC TGACACCAAAGAGGTGAAGAAAAAGCTGGAGGCCAAGAGGCTGGATCGGATCCAGGCCATGATGAAGGTCACCACAGACAAGATGGCTCAGGAGAG GTTGAAGAGAGAGATTAACAACTCCCACATCCAGGAGGTGGTGCAGGTCCTCAAGCAG ATGACGGAGAACCTGGAGAGGCACCAGGAGAAGCTGGAAGAGAAGCAGGCAGCCTGCCTGGAACAGATCCGGGAGATGGAAAAGCAg TTCCAGCAGGAGGCGCTGGCACAGTACGAGGCCAAGATGAAGGGCCTGGAGGTGGAAGTGAAGGAGTCGGTGAGGACCTGCCTCAGGGCCTGCTTGCCCTCTGCGGAGGAGGACAAGCCTGAGAGGCCCTGCAGGGTCTCCAGGGAGCTGTGTGAGCAGGATGCACTCACAGAGAAGACAGACGCCGAGGAGACCCTCCTCTGA